CTcagatcaaaatataataaggttCACCTGGTATAGATGTGGCTTTGACATTGATGTTAAATTCAGTTAAGATAAGTAgtaccttttgttttttaaattcttttacatTGGCCATTTCATAGTAAGCTAAATTTCATCCCTTTGGACATCTCAACGAACACGGTAGTCACTTTTTGATCATATAAAAATgtttaattccaaaaaaatgtAAACTGCATAGACTTATTCCAATTTGTTCTACAACATGCTGCTTTGCCTGCATTATTatgaaatgcaaaaataatcTCGTTCATGGCACTTGATAAATTGCTTGACATACAAGCTCTTTAAGAAACTGTACTATCATAAATCCAATGTGATTTTCACTTCCTAGCTTTCTGCCAAGTTTATCAAGGAAATAACTGAATTAGCCACTGTTCAAACAACATAAATGGTGTTTTGgccatattaaatataattagctTATATTTCTAGTTTTAACTAATAATGGACAGGTCTTGGATTTGTAACATcacttattttcattttcctggTTGGAGTGTTCATGTCCTCATGGGTGGGCACCTCACTTCTTGCACTGGGAGAATGGTTCATTATAAAGATGCCCCTTATGAGCTATATATATGCTGCCTCAAAACAAATTAGTGCAGCTATTTCTCCAGGTAACTCTAATATGCTTACCAAGAACTACACGTGCTTCAGGTATTGAATTAGATATTACTTGTTCAGATCAGTCATCTAAAGCCTTCAAGGAAGTGGCTATTATAAGGCATCCCCATATTGGGGAGTATGCATTCGGTTTTATTACATCATCTATCATTCTCCGTAAAAGTACAGGTTCAGAGGAGCTTTGTTGTGTATATGTCCCCACCAACCACCTTTATCTTGGAGATATCCTTCTTATCAATTCAAAGGATGTTTTGAGGCCTAACCTTTCTGTGAGAGAGGGCATAGGTAAAATCTTGAAGAGACTGTCA
Above is a genomic segment from Sesamum indicum cultivar Zhongzhi No. 13 linkage group LG13, S_indicum_v1.0, whole genome shotgun sequence containing:
- the LOC105176106 gene encoding protein LIKE COV 3 isoform X1, which encodes MGAREKDRELERLIPLSIGGVSNDDNVASKSSFPADSPNASTSASATFKKEAFRIAVRGWAWKKFMTGCVILSPLIITFYITWWFIHFVDGIFSPIYDHLGINIFGLGFVTSLIFIFLVGVFMSSWVGTSLLALGEWFIIKMPLMSYIYAASKQISAAISPDQSSKAFKEVAIIRHPHIGEYAFGFITSSIILRKSTGSEELCCVYVPTNHLYLGDILLINSKDVLRPNLSVREGIEIVISGGMSIPKLLTTIDSEFNL